In Myxococcus stipitatus, the following are encoded in one genomic region:
- a CDS encoding ABC transporter permease subunit (The N-terminal region of this protein, as described by TIGR01726, is a three transmembrane segment that identifies a subfamily of ABC transporter permease subunits, which specificities that include histidine, arginine, glutamine, glutamate, L-cystine (sic), the opines (in Agrobacterium) octopine and nopaline, etc.) produces MPRLRPLCRRSPLFGLALMFLAWGLLVLAGCGRSEAPAPRGDWKGRTLRIGTDGTYPPFESVKDGELVGFDIELGGLIAEELGAKVEWTNTSFDGVFPALMAGKFDLVMSAVTITPERQQRLGFSSPYYTAGQLVVTREDNLAVTGIESLRGKVAGIQINTTAALVLRKFPDIEVRQYPSIDLALQDLRNGNLAGVVGDGPTLRYFLTHGFQGLRAAGGLLTEEQYGIAMRPDDPELRAAVNGALQRLRDNGKFAALEERYFGESARKAEAAAEVPWGKVAKRLAVGLGLTLGLTLLALVSGLPLGLAVALGRRVRFKPLSWLCAAYVEGLRGTPLLVQIIFIYYALPQLLGVDLAPMVAAVLALTLNSAAYVAEIFRAGIASVDPGQEEAARALGMSRAQVMRFVVLPQAVRNVLPPLTNEGIALLKDSSLVSIIGLAELTRAGQELASQLAAPLAIWPLVALFYLMATLPLTRLASALEKRLHRQA; encoded by the coding sequence ATGCCTCGCCTCCGCCCTCTGTGCCGCCGGTCTCCCCTGTTCGGGCTGGCCCTGATGTTCCTTGCCTGGGGGCTCTTGGTTCTAGCGGGCTGCGGCCGGAGCGAGGCGCCCGCGCCGCGAGGTGACTGGAAGGGCCGCACGCTGCGGATTGGCACGGACGGCACCTACCCCCCGTTCGAGTCCGTGAAGGACGGCGAGCTGGTGGGCTTCGACATCGAGCTGGGCGGGCTCATCGCGGAGGAGCTGGGCGCGAAGGTGGAGTGGACGAACACGTCCTTTGACGGCGTGTTTCCGGCGCTGATGGCGGGGAAGTTCGACCTGGTGATGTCGGCGGTGACGATTACGCCCGAGCGCCAGCAGCGGCTGGGCTTCTCCTCGCCGTACTACACGGCGGGCCAGCTGGTGGTGACGCGCGAGGACAACCTGGCCGTCACGGGCATCGAGAGCCTGCGCGGCAAGGTGGCGGGCATCCAGATCAACACCACGGCCGCGCTGGTGCTGCGGAAGTTCCCGGACATCGAGGTCCGGCAGTACCCGAGCATCGACCTGGCGCTCCAGGACCTGCGCAACGGCAACCTGGCGGGAGTCGTCGGGGACGGGCCGACGCTGCGCTACTTCCTGACCCATGGTTTCCAGGGGCTGCGCGCCGCGGGTGGGCTGCTCACGGAGGAGCAGTACGGCATCGCGATGCGGCCGGATGACCCGGAGCTGCGCGCCGCGGTGAACGGGGCGCTCCAGCGGCTGCGCGACAACGGCAAGTTCGCGGCGCTGGAGGAGCGCTACTTCGGTGAGTCCGCGCGCAAGGCGGAGGCCGCGGCCGAGGTGCCCTGGGGCAAGGTGGCGAAGCGGCTGGCGGTGGGGCTGGGGCTCACGCTGGGCCTGACGCTGCTGGCGCTGGTGTCGGGGCTGCCCTTGGGGTTGGCCGTGGCGCTGGGGCGGCGGGTGCGCTTCAAGCCGTTGTCCTGGCTGTGCGCGGCGTACGTGGAGGGCCTTCGCGGAACGCCGTTGCTGGTGCAAATCATCTTCATCTACTACGCGCTGCCGCAGCTGTTGGGCGTGGACCTGGCGCCGATGGTGGCGGCGGTGCTGGCGCTGACGCTCAACAGCGCGGCGTACGTGGCGGAAATCTTCCGGGCGGGCATCGCCTCGGTGGACCCGGGGCAGGAGGAGGCGGCGCGGGCGCTGGGCATGAGCCGCGCGCAGGTGATGCGCTTCGTCGTCCTGCCGCAGGCGGTGCGCAACGTGCTGCCGCCCTTGACGAACGAGGGCATCGCGCTGCTCAAGGACTCCTCGCTGGTGTCCATCATCGGCCTGGCGGAGCTGACGCGGGCGGGGCAGGAGCTGGCGAGCCAGTTGGCGGCGCCGTTGGCCATCTGGCCGCTCGTGGCGTTGTTCTATCTCATGGCCACGCTGCCGCTGACGCGGCTGGCCTCGGCGCTGGAGAAGCGCCTCCACCGTCAGGCGTGA
- the dps gene encoding DNA starvation/stationary phase protection protein Dps: MSVTKLKTKGPPIMYKSPSPLPEKTRATLVDSLNARLADGLDLHSQIKVAHWNIKGPQFASLHPLFETFAVSLANHNDSIAERAVTLGGKAYGTTRHVGKASRLPEYPQETTKDLEHVKLLAERIEVYLDGLRDSRKLFVEVDDADSEDLATGIIVEFEKHAWFLRASLES; encoded by the coding sequence ATGAGCGTCACGAAGCTAAAAACGAAAGGCCCCCCCATCATGTACAAGAGCCCCAGCCCCCTCCCCGAGAAGACCCGCGCCACCCTCGTCGATTCGCTCAACGCCCGGCTCGCCGACGGCCTCGACTTGCACTCGCAAATCAAGGTGGCCCACTGGAACATCAAGGGTCCTCAGTTCGCGTCGCTGCACCCGCTGTTCGAGACCTTCGCGGTGAGCCTGGCCAACCACAACGACTCCATCGCCGAGCGCGCGGTGACGTTGGGTGGCAAGGCGTACGGCACCACCCGCCACGTGGGCAAGGCGAGCCGCCTGCCGGAGTATCCGCAGGAGACGACGAAGGACCTGGAGCACGTGAAGCTCCTGGCCGAGCGCATCGAGGTCTACCTGGACGGCCTGCGCGACAGCCGCAAGCTCTTCGTCGAGGTGGATGACGCGGACTCCGAGGACCTGGCCACCGGCATCATCGTGGAGTTCGAGAAGCACGCGTGGTTCCTGCGAGCGTCGCTGGAGAGCTGA
- a CDS encoding carboxymuconolactone decarboxylase family protein, whose translation MASLEVVRSELADAHKDTRLNLQAVLEGGSLTPEQRWCVAVASAYAVRNERLKEAMVNEARKALANPEPVIEDARAAASLMAMNNVYYRFRHMIGKESYSTKRAGLRMNRLAQVLTTKVDFELVCLAVSAINGCEMCMQSHEKVVLEGGLSEDQVHDAVRIAAVIHAAAVGLES comes from the coding sequence ATGGCCTCGCTCGAAGTCGTCCGCTCTGAACTCGCGGACGCCCACAAGGACACCCGCCTCAACCTCCAGGCCGTTCTGGAGGGTGGAAGCCTCACACCGGAGCAGCGTTGGTGTGTGGCCGTGGCCTCCGCGTACGCCGTTCGCAACGAGCGGCTGAAGGAGGCGATGGTCAACGAGGCGCGGAAGGCACTCGCGAACCCCGAGCCCGTCATCGAGGATGCGCGCGCCGCCGCCTCGCTGATGGCGATGAACAACGTCTACTACCGCTTCCGGCACATGATCGGGAAGGAGTCGTACTCGACCAAGCGCGCCGGACTGCGGATGAACAGGCTCGCGCAGGTGCTGACCACCAAGGTGGACTTCGAGCTGGTCTGCCTCGCGGTGAGCGCCATCAACGGCTGCGAGATGTGCATGCAGTCCCATGAGAAGGTCGTCCTCGAGGGCGGCCTCTCCGAGGACCAGGTGCACGACGCGGTCCGCATCGCGGCGGTCATCCACGCCGCCGCGGTGGGCCTGGAGTCGTAA
- a CDS encoding sigma 54-interacting transcriptional regulator: MSDELSGLTEGAKDARDLVELATTEDSVEELLRRGLDWLTRVVRFDLATLFLLRDGKLVSVAARGPLANAKVRHHALSLSEFPSLKQALETRRARAFTEEDHSHGDGDPFDGVLDLPAGHACMVVPLCAGERTYGVLTLDRAECETYPQPVVDLVEVYGQMLATALQAAEQRAAFEQLHRQDHEHAKLLEAQLGGDSEGILETSLSPMMRDLARRARQVAETDTPVLITGETGTGKERLARAIHRWSARADQPFVTLNCAAIPAGLLESELFGHVKGAFTGATKDRAGRFQMAHGGTLLLDEVGELPVELQAKLLRALQEKAFEPVGSDKTVRSDVRILAATHVDLQKAIAEKRFREDLYYRLSVFPLRLPPLRERREDLPQLCTFLLEEQSRRTARRGMRVSPAGLARLGAYEWPGNLRELANALERATILTSGTELGPSSFDVGTSGSALVPAQAPVDAAAIPSAVDTTMKPGSVLTLAAVQREHILRVLSLTRGRVYGPGGAAALLGLKPSTLQSRMKKLGIARLEQFVVDEAS, encoded by the coding sequence ATGTCGGATGAACTGTCTGGCCTTACCGAGGGCGCGAAGGATGCTCGGGACCTGGTCGAGCTGGCAACCACCGAGGATTCGGTGGAGGAGCTGCTTCGTCGAGGACTGGACTGGTTGACGCGCGTGGTGCGCTTCGACCTGGCGACGCTGTTCCTCTTGAGGGACGGCAAGCTGGTGTCGGTGGCGGCGCGTGGGCCGCTGGCGAACGCGAAGGTGCGTCACCACGCGCTGTCGCTCTCGGAGTTTCCGTCCTTGAAGCAGGCGCTGGAGACGCGGCGGGCGCGGGCCTTCACGGAGGAGGACCACTCGCACGGAGACGGGGACCCGTTCGACGGCGTGTTGGATTTGCCGGCGGGGCACGCGTGCATGGTGGTGCCGCTGTGCGCGGGCGAGCGCACGTATGGCGTGCTGACGTTGGACCGGGCGGAGTGCGAGACGTATCCCCAGCCGGTGGTGGACCTGGTGGAGGTGTACGGGCAGATGCTGGCGACGGCCCTCCAGGCGGCCGAGCAGCGCGCGGCCTTCGAGCAGCTCCACCGCCAGGACCACGAGCACGCGAAGCTGTTGGAGGCGCAGCTCGGGGGCGACTCGGAGGGCATCCTCGAGACGTCGCTCAGCCCGATGATGCGCGACCTGGCGCGGCGTGCGCGGCAGGTGGCGGAGACGGACACGCCCGTGTTGATTACGGGGGAGACGGGCACGGGCAAGGAGCGCCTGGCGCGGGCCATCCATCGGTGGAGCGCGAGGGCGGACCAGCCCTTCGTCACGCTCAACTGCGCGGCGATTCCGGCGGGGCTCCTGGAGAGCGAATTGTTCGGCCACGTGAAGGGGGCCTTCACCGGCGCGACGAAGGACCGCGCGGGCCGCTTCCAGATGGCGCACGGGGGCACGCTGCTGCTGGACGAGGTGGGGGAGCTGCCCGTCGAGTTGCAGGCCAAGCTCCTGCGCGCGCTGCAAGAGAAGGCGTTCGAGCCGGTGGGCAGCGACAAGACGGTGCGCTCGGACGTGCGCATCCTCGCGGCCACCCACGTGGACCTGCAGAAGGCCATCGCGGAGAAGCGCTTCCGCGAGGACCTCTACTACCGGCTGAGTGTCTTCCCGCTGCGCCTGCCGCCCTTGCGCGAGCGGCGCGAGGACCTGCCCCAGCTGTGCACGTTCCTCCTGGAGGAGCAGTCGCGGCGCACGGCCCGGCGAGGGATGCGCGTGTCGCCCGCGGGGCTGGCGAGGCTGGGCGCATACGAGTGGCCAGGCAACCTGCGCGAATTGGCGAACGCGCTGGAGCGCGCCACCATCCTGACCTCGGGGACGGAGCTGGGGCCGTCATCGTTCGACGTTGGGACGTCCGGAAGCGCCCTGGTTCCAGCTCAGGCCCCGGTGGACGCGGCGGCGATTCCGAGCGCCGTGGACACGACGATGAAGCCCGGCTCGGTGTTGACGCTGGCGGCGGTGCAGCGCGAGCACATCCTGCGAGTGCTCTCACTCACGCGCGGCCGCGTCTATGGCCCGGGCGGGGCCGCGGCGCTGCTGGGCCTCAAGCCCTCCACGCTCCAGAGCCGGATGAAGAAGCTGGGCATCGCCCGGCTGGAGCAGTTCGTGGTGGACGAGGCGTCCTGA
- a CDS encoding peroxiredoxin, which produces MLTVGDKLPNFKVKATVSLEKGKEFQDITNESYKGKWIVLFAWPKDFTFICPTEIAEFGKKNKEFNDRDAQVLGLSTDSEFVHHAWRTHHPDLKNLPFPMLADVKHELCSALGILHKQEGVALRATFIIDPDGIIRHVSVNDLSVGRNVSETVRTLDALQTDELCPCNWNKGEETLTQKLAKAG; this is translated from the coding sequence ATGTTGACCGTTGGCGACAAGCTTCCGAACTTCAAGGTCAAGGCCACCGTGAGCCTGGAGAAGGGCAAGGAGTTCCAGGACATCACGAACGAGTCCTACAAGGGCAAGTGGATCGTCCTGTTTGCCTGGCCGAAGGACTTCACGTTCATCTGCCCGACGGAGATCGCGGAGTTCGGCAAGAAGAACAAGGAGTTCAACGACCGTGACGCGCAGGTGCTGGGCCTGAGCACCGACAGCGAGTTCGTGCACCACGCGTGGCGCACGCACCACCCGGACCTGAAGAACCTGCCCTTCCCCATGCTGGCGGACGTGAAGCACGAGCTGTGCAGCGCGCTGGGCATCCTCCACAAGCAGGAGGGCGTGGCCCTCCGCGCGACCTTCATCATCGACCCGGACGGCATCATCCGCCACGTGTCGGTGAACGACCTCTCCGTCGGCCGCAACGTCTCCGAGACGGTCCGCACGCTGGACGCGCTCCAGACGGACGAGCTGTGCCCCTGCAACTGGAACAAGGGCGAGGAGACCCTGACCCAGAAGCTGGCGAAGGCGGGGTAA